A window from Lytechinus pictus isolate F3 Inbred chromosome 9, Lp3.0, whole genome shotgun sequence encodes these proteins:
- the LOC129268759 gene encoding uncharacterized protein LOC129268759 produces MAVMLPMDRDMMEVADYYNSLDRNGERPANGPTIAVNGYVYGSRNHPSSFVRTERPTHSSGPQNIKGIMHEMDKAKATQDILRRRKQKYSAFVMEPMMGRPVVETPGIGEREARILHRHGIGRSTHLREAFLDLGRKEFIEWLCDMGITEPSAKECAQSLHDWCVNYIKLPR; encoded by the exons ATGGCGGTGATGTTGCCGATGGACCGGGATATGATGGAGGTCGCCGATTACTATAACAGTCTGGATCGAAACGGTGAACGACCAGCGAATGGCCCGACTATAGCCGTCAATGGATATGTGTATGGAAGTCGAAATCATCCCAGTTCCTTCGTACGAACCGAACGACCAACAC ATTCCAGCGGACCTCAGAATATCAAAGGTATCATGCACGAAATGGATAAAGCAAAGGCCACTCAGGACATTC TTCGACGTCGAAAGCAGAAGTACTCGGCGTTTGTGATGGAACCGATGATGGGTCGACCCGTGGTGGAAACTCCCGGGATCGGGGAGAGAGAGGCCAGAATATTACATAGACATGGTATTGGGAGG TCGACGCATCTCCGAGAAGCTTTCTTGGACCTTGGAAGGAAAGAATTCATCGAATGGCTCTGTGACATGGGTATCACCGAACCCAGTGCCAAAGAATGTGCTCAGTCTCTACACGATTGGTGTGTCAATTACATCAAATTACCTCGCTAG